One genomic window of Eggerthella timonensis includes the following:
- a CDS encoding winged helix-turn-helix transcriptional regulator, with protein sequence MKTCPSAYHCPVEATIDIVGGKHKVLILWHLSNARVLRFGELQRKMTQATPKMLTQQLRELEADGMVHRELYHQVPPKTEYSLTERGASFVPILNQMCAWGKVVLDDAGTGTSANPAVPAAVPAAPPAG encoded by the coding sequence ATGAAAACCTGTCCGAGCGCGTACCATTGCCCCGTGGAGGCCACCATCGACATCGTGGGCGGCAAGCACAAGGTGCTGATCCTGTGGCACCTGAGCAACGCGCGCGTGCTGCGCTTCGGCGAGCTGCAGCGCAAGATGACACAGGCCACGCCGAAAATGCTGACCCAGCAGCTGCGCGAACTCGAGGCCGACGGCATGGTGCATCGCGAGCTGTACCATCAGGTGCCGCCCAAAACCGAGTACTCGCTCACCGAGCGGGGCGCGAGCTTCGTGCCTATCCTCAACCAGATGTGCGCATGGGGCAAGGTTGTGCTGGACGACGCGGGTACCGGGACGTCCGCCAACCCCGCCGTCCCTGCAGCCGTCCCCGCCGCGCCTCCCGCGGGTTGA
- a CDS encoding nitroreductase family protein, with translation MTFLDLARKRCSIRAYQPAPVSQELIDAIVEAGRVAPTAANRQPVRVVCATSATSLAHLGEAANLHGAPLALVVCVDGERAWKRRADGWSSAEVDASIVTDHLMLAAADLGLGSVWICNFDSAIVREACALPPSLEPVNILAVGHAACDPASPDRHATERIPSSEFVVNG, from the coding sequence ATGACGTTTCTCGACCTCGCACGAAAGCGCTGCTCGATTCGCGCCTACCAGCCCGCCCCCGTCAGCCAGGAGCTGATCGACGCCATCGTGGAAGCGGGCCGCGTCGCGCCCACCGCCGCCAACCGCCAACCGGTGCGCGTCGTCTGCGCGACGAGCGCGACAAGCCTCGCTCACCTGGGAGAAGCGGCCAACTTGCACGGCGCGCCGCTCGCGCTCGTCGTGTGCGTCGACGGCGAACGCGCCTGGAAGCGTCGGGCAGACGGCTGGTCGTCCGCCGAAGTCGACGCCTCCATCGTGACCGACCACCTGATGCTCGCCGCCGCCGACCTCGGCCTGGGCAGCGTGTGGATCTGCAACTTCGATTCCGCAATCGTGCGCGAAGCGTGCGCACTTCCCCCGTCGCTCGAGCCGGTGAACATCCTGGCCGTCGGGCACGCCGCCTGCGACCCCGCCAGCCCCGACCGCCACGCAACCGAGCGCATCCCCTCAAGCGAATTTGTCGTCAACGGGTAG